One genomic region from bacterium encodes:
- a CDS encoding acyl-CoA dehydrogenase, whose amino-acid sequence MALILSEEQELLKETAREFIQERSPVSELRKLRDEASADGFSADLWKEMAELGWAGIVFPEEYGGADMGYAELGIVLEECGRTLAATPLISTIALGGTAVLLGGNETQKKDVLTAICEGQRILALAVQEGPLHDPLAIEMRAESAGSGFRLTGKKKFVLDGHVADQIVVAARTSGSSGDSDGLTLFLVDAKASGLKTTRTVMIDGRNVADLEFDSVEVARDEVIGEVGEASGLLEKVLDRATVALSAEMLGSISEAFERTLTYLKERKQFGVPIGSFQALKHRAAAMFIELELSRSVVIDSLQAIDESRADVEQLASLAKAKLSDTAFLVSNEAVQMFGGIGVTDEEDIGLFLKRARVTQLCLGDGAYHRDRFAKLNGF is encoded by the coding sequence ATGGCACTCATACTCAGCGAAGAGCAGGAACTACTCAAAGAAACTGCGCGCGAGTTCATCCAGGAGCGTTCACCGGTCTCCGAGCTGCGCAAGTTGCGAGACGAAGCCTCCGCCGACGGTTTCTCGGCCGATCTCTGGAAAGAGATGGCGGAACTCGGCTGGGCGGGAATCGTGTTTCCCGAAGAATACGGTGGAGCGGACATGGGCTATGCCGAACTCGGCATCGTGCTCGAAGAATGCGGCCGCACACTGGCGGCGACACCGCTGATCTCGACCATCGCACTCGGCGGGACGGCCGTGCTCCTGGGTGGCAACGAGACACAGAAGAAGGATGTGTTGACGGCGATCTGTGAAGGTCAGCGGATTCTCGCGCTCGCCGTACAGGAAGGCCCGCTCCACGATCCGCTCGCGATCGAGATGCGCGCGGAGTCGGCCGGCTCGGGCTTCCGACTGACGGGCAAGAAGAAATTCGTGCTCGACGGACACGTGGCCGATCAGATCGTGGTGGCCGCGCGTACGAGCGGTTCTTCGGGCGACTCGGACGGTCTCACGCTCTTTCTCGTAGACGCGAAGGCGTCGGGCCTGAAGACCACGCGTACCGTCATGATCGATGGTCGCAATGTGGCGGATCTGGAGTTTGACTCCGTAGAAGTCGCGCGCGACGAAGTGATTGGCGAGGTTGGCGAGGCATCGGGCCTGCTCGAAAAGGTGCTCGATCGTGCGACCGTCGCGCTTTCTGCGGAAATGCTGGGTTCGATTTCAGAAGCCTTCGAGCGCACGCTCACCTACCTGAAGGAACGCAAGCAATTCGGTGTGCCGATCGGTTCGTTCCAGGCACTCAAGCACCGCGCGGCCGCCATGTTCATCGAACTCGAGTTGTCTCGATCGGTCGTAATCGACTCGCTGCAGGCAATCGACGAGAGTCGAGCCGATGTCGAACAACTCGCGAGTCTAGCCAAAGCGAAACTGAGCGATACTGCGTTCCTGGTGAGTAACGAAGCGGTCCAGATGTTTGGCGGTATCGGCGTGACGGACGAAGAAGACATCGGACTCTTCCTGAAGCGGGCACGCGTGACGCAGCTCTGCCTGGGCGACGGCGCCTATCATCGTGACCGCTTCGCGAAGCTGAACGGTTTCTAG